A genomic region of Deltaproteobacteria bacterium contains the following coding sequences:
- a CDS encoding glycosyltransferase family 4 protein, with amino-acid sequence MHILLVTQYFWPEEFRINELAVMMAGSGHQITALTGIPNYPGGKFFQGYGFTRQKVQNYKGLKVVRVPLIPRGKGGSIRLVLNYFSFAFMASLLGPIKCRDAYDVIFVYQLSPITVALPGIVMKKIKSAPIIMWVQDLWPESLSATGAIHSKSIMKAVEMLVRFIYSQCDRILVQSRSFIDAIVQTGVARSKIEYFPNSAEAIFDTAAECSGSMGNVEFPEGFCVMFAGNIGAAQDFKTIMSAAELLKGHQDIHWMIVGDGRMLPWVREQVQIRELEKTVHLLGRHPLAAMPAFFARADVMLVTLKKEPIFALTIPGKVQSYLACSRPIIAALDGEGARVVEEAGAGLTCPAEDPESLAKTVLKISSMTADDRVKMALRGRVYFERNFESCMLLDRLDGWLSELVGGKQ; translated from the coding sequence TTGCACATATTACTCGTCACGCAGTACTTCTGGCCGGAAGAATTCCGAATTAATGAACTGGCAGTGATGATGGCCGGAAGCGGGCATCAGATCACCGCTTTAACGGGTATCCCTAATTATCCCGGAGGTAAATTTTTTCAAGGATATGGCTTCACGCGGCAGAAAGTACAGAATTATAAAGGGCTTAAGGTTGTTCGTGTGCCCTTGATTCCCAGAGGCAAAGGGGGAAGTATCCGATTGGTATTGAATTATTTCTCTTTCGCATTCATGGCGAGCTTGCTGGGTCCGATAAAATGTCGCGATGCTTATGATGTAATCTTTGTTTATCAACTATCCCCGATTACAGTGGCTTTACCTGGCATTGTAATGAAGAAAATAAAATCGGCACCCATCATAATGTGGGTTCAAGACCTCTGGCCTGAAAGCCTTTCTGCAACAGGCGCGATCCATTCCAAATCCATTATGAAAGCGGTGGAAATGCTGGTGCGGTTTATTTATTCTCAGTGTGATCGCATCCTGGTGCAATCCAGGTCCTTTATTGATGCTATTGTGCAGACAGGTGTCGCTCGTTCAAAAATAGAATATTTCCCAAATAGTGCAGAGGCAATCTTCGATACTGCCGCAGAATGTTCAGGATCGATGGGAAATGTTGAATTTCCTGAAGGCTTTTGTGTGATGTTTGCTGGTAATATCGGTGCTGCACAGGATTTTAAAACGATCATGAGTGCGGCAGAACTTCTGAAAGGGCACCAAGACATTCATTGGATGATCGTCGGAGATGGTCGCATGCTTCCATGGGTGCGGGAGCAGGTTCAAATCAGGGAGTTGGAGAAAACAGTCCATTTGTTAGGGCGACATCCGCTTGCGGCCATGCCTGCTTTTTTTGCCAGGGCAGATGTTATGCTGGTTACTCTTAAAAAAGAACCTATCTTTGCACTGACTATCCCTGGGAAAGTGCAGTCCTATCTGGCATGTTCGCGACCTATTATTGCAGCCCTTGACGGCGAAGGCGCCCGTGTGGTCGAAGAGGCTGGCGCCGGTTTGACTTGCCCGGCGGAAGATCCAGAGTCACTTGCCAAAACCGTCCTGAAGATATCCAGCATGACGGCTGATGATCGTGTAAAAATGGCACTGCGAGGGAGGGTTTATTTTGAAAGGAATTTTGAATCCTGTATGCTCCTGGATCGTCTGGATGGCTGGCTTTCAGAATTAGTCGGGGGGAAACAGTAA
- a CDS encoding SDR family oxidoreductase, whose translation MRLVILGGTGMLGHTLWECLSRRFPDTYTTIRKGIRDYGDDRLFGSDRVIEHIDVMDFRLLEGALRVIKPDVILNCIGITKRREDPKNPITSIVLNAMLPHKLAKLAVDLKAKLIHFSTDCVFDGRTGHYSDDAPTNATDLYGRTKALGEFTGNNVLTLRSSFIGKELREGTELLEWFLSQKKAIRGFKNAIYTGLTTLEICRVIEKLLLHYPDASGLYNVSSEPINKFDLLKLIGEKMHRSVEIIPDESFHCDRSVDSARFRRDFGYTPPTWTKMVEELSQEYRGES comes from the coding sequence ATGCGCCTCGTTATCTTAGGTGGGACAGGTATGCTTGGTCATACATTGTGGGAGTGTCTTTCTCGGCGTTTTCCCGATACATATACCACCATTCGCAAAGGTATCAGGGATTATGGAGATGACCGTCTGTTTGGGAGCGACCGGGTTATCGAGCACATTGATGTCATGGATTTTCGGCTGCTTGAGGGTGCATTAAGGGTTATCAAGCCGGATGTTATCCTGAATTGCATTGGAATCACGAAAAGGCGAGAAGACCCGAAAAATCCCATCACAAGTATCGTCTTGAATGCCATGCTCCCGCATAAACTGGCCAAACTGGCGGTAGATTTGAAGGCGAAACTCATTCACTTCAGCACGGATTGTGTGTTTGATGGAAGGACAGGTCATTATTCGGATGATGCCCCGACAAACGCTACGGATCTTTACGGGCGCACCAAGGCTTTAGGCGAGTTCACAGGAAATAACGTTCTTACGTTGAGATCTTCCTTTATTGGGAAGGAACTGCGCGAAGGTACTGAACTTCTGGAGTGGTTTCTGTCTCAGAAAAAGGCTATACGCGGTTTCAAAAACGCAATCTACACGGGGCTGACGACTCTGGAAATATGTCGTGTGATCGAGAAATTGCTATTGCATTATCCCGACGCTTCTGGGCTTTACAATGTATCCAGTGAACCGATAAATAAATTCGATCTATTAAAGCTGATTGGCGAGAAAATGCATCGGAGCGTCGAGATTATACCGGACGAATCATTTCATTGCGATCGGAGCGTCGATTCCGCAAGGTTCCGTAGAGATTTTGGTTACACACCTCCGACATGGACGAAAATGGTGGAGGAATTAAGTCAGGAATATAGGGGTGAATCATGA
- the wecB gene encoding UDP-N-acetylglucosamine 2-epimerase (non-hydrolyzing), giving the protein MMSTKVMTIVGTRPEIIKLCRVMSELDIHTEHILVHTGQNYDYELNEIFFRDLGIRKPDHFLNAAGQTVAQTIGNVIARSDGMMDQVKPDAVLLYGDTNSCLSVISAKRRKIPVFHMEAGNRSFDQRVPEEINRKIVDHLSDINMPLTEHARRYLLAEGLRPETVIKTGSPMKEVLSYYMPQIEGSDVLERLQVQPGKYFVVSTHREENVDNEDNFRNLLASLQHITKHYGMPLIVSTHPRTRKKLEEMHINDSDPLIRFLKPLGFFDYVKLQMHAFCVVSDSGTITEESSILNFPAVTIRQAHERPEGMDEGTLIMCGLEAEKVMESINVVTAQYSKDKRQFRLVQDYDVENVSKKVLRIILSYTDYINRVVWKKY; this is encoded by the coding sequence ATTATGTCAACAAAGGTTATGACTATTGTGGGTACTCGCCCCGAAATCATAAAGCTCTGCCGGGTTATGAGCGAGCTGGATATCCATACGGAACATATCCTGGTGCATACAGGCCAGAATTACGATTATGAACTGAACGAAATTTTTTTCCGGGATCTTGGCATCCGGAAACCGGATCATTTTTTGAATGCTGCAGGCCAGACGGTGGCCCAGACCATCGGGAACGTAATTGCTCGATCCGATGGAATGATGGACCAGGTTAAACCTGATGCCGTTTTGTTGTATGGAGACACAAACAGTTGTCTGTCCGTGATTTCGGCGAAGCGGCGTAAAATACCCGTCTTTCACATGGAGGCAGGCAATCGAAGCTTCGACCAGCGCGTCCCGGAGGAAATAAACCGCAAGATTGTTGACCACCTGAGTGACATCAACATGCCGTTAACGGAACATGCCCGACGTTACTTGCTGGCAGAGGGGCTGCGGCCGGAAACCGTCATCAAGACGGGGTCACCCATGAAAGAAGTTCTTTCCTACTACATGCCTCAAATCGAAGGTTCTGATGTACTTGAGAGGCTCCAGGTCCAACCGGGAAAATATTTCGTTGTCAGTACGCACCGTGAAGAAAATGTTGACAATGAGGACAACTTCCGAAACCTGTTGGCATCGTTGCAACACATCACAAAGCATTACGGAATGCCGCTGATCGTCTCCACGCATCCCCGGACACGAAAGAAGCTCGAAGAAATGCATATTAACGATTCGGATCCCCTGATCCGTTTTTTAAAACCCCTGGGGTTTTTTGATTATGTGAAACTCCAGATGCATGCCTTCTGCGTTGTCTCTGATAGCGGCACCATTACAGAGGAATCATCCATCCTTAACTTTCCAGCAGTGACGATCCGCCAGGCGCATGAGCGGCCAGAGGGGATGGACGAAGGTACCCTTATTATGTGCGGACTTGAGGCGGAGAAGGTCATGGAATCCATCAATGTTGTGACCGCTCAATATTCGAAAGATAAGAGGCAATTCAGGCTGGTTCAGGATTACGATGTGGAAAATGTATCGAAGAAAGTGCTGCGCATCATCTTGAGTTATACCGATTATATCAATCGGGTAGTTTGGAAGAAGTATTAA
- a CDS encoding polysaccharide biosynthesis protein, whose protein sequence is MIIEGKTILVTGGTGSMGKTLVRRMLTGEQGTPKKIIVLSRDEAKQHDMRMAYLHKLVATEEVIYRNFMNVLEFRIGDVRNYADVCSTVKNADIVINAAALKQVPACEYFPVQAVMTNCMGPANIVRAIEENGYPVKTVVAISTDKACKPINVMGMTKSIQERIITTANILNPQTRFICVRYGNVLASRGSVIPLFHGQIRNGGPVTITVPEMTRFLLSLDQAVDTVFAALREARRGETYVPNAPATSIINIAQALIGNRPVEIKVTGIRPGEKIDEIMVSEEEAYHCVKRGDYYAILPMLPELHVEEEPVIKALGKEFSSADKVLDLDQTIELLKRNKLMIDDGDLAQGEELLR, encoded by the coding sequence ATGATCATTGAAGGAAAAACGATACTTGTTACCGGTGGAACGGGTTCAATGGGTAAGACGCTTGTACGCCGTATGCTGACCGGCGAACAAGGAACGCCGAAGAAGATCATCGTCCTGTCAAGAGATGAAGCAAAACAACATGATATGCGGATGGCGTATCTGCATAAATTGGTCGCCACCGAGGAAGTGATCTACCGGAATTTCATGAATGTCCTGGAATTTCGGATTGGCGATGTACGGAACTATGCGGATGTTTGTTCCACGGTAAAAAATGCGGATATTGTAATCAATGCCGCTGCGCTGAAACAGGTGCCGGCATGCGAATACTTCCCAGTTCAGGCGGTCATGACAAATTGCATGGGGCCAGCCAATATAGTACGCGCCATTGAGGAAAACGGATATCCAGTCAAGACTGTGGTGGCCATCAGCACCGATAAGGCATGCAAACCGATCAATGTCATGGGGATGACAAAATCCATTCAGGAAAGAATCATTACTACTGCGAATATACTGAACCCACAAACCCGGTTTATTTGTGTCCGTTATGGAAACGTATTGGCATCAAGAGGTTCTGTCATTCCTCTTTTTCATGGTCAGATCAGGAACGGTGGCCCGGTTACGATCACCGTGCCGGAGATGACCCGTTTCCTCCTCAGCCTTGATCAGGCAGTAGATACCGTATTTGCTGCCCTCCGCGAAGCCAGAAGGGGTGAGACATATGTCCCCAATGCACCTGCGACCAGCATCATCAATATTGCGCAAGCTTTGATCGGTAATCGGCCCGTTGAAATAAAGGTGACGGGTATCCGACCGGGAGAAAAGATTGATGAAATAATGGTTTCGGAAGAAGAAGCCTATCATTGCGTAAAACGAGGAGATTATTATGCTATTCTCCCCATGCTGCCGGAACTACACGTAGAGGAAGAACCGGTAATAAAAGCACTGGGAAAGGAGTTCAGCTCTGCGGATAAAGTCCTCGATTTAGATCAAACTATTGAATTGTTGAAAAGAAATAAGTTGATGATTGATGATGGTGATCTGGCGCAAGGTGAAGAACTGTTGCGTTAG
- a CDS encoding glycosyltransferase family 1 protein, which yields MHLGIDASNIRAGGGVTHLVELLRAAKPQVDGFDKVIIWGGSSTLNCLEDRPWLKKVHDPVLDQILPIRLYWQVFKLDRLVQKERCDALFVPGGTYTGAFRPFVTFSQNLLPFEWTEARRYGVSWMLLKMLLLYKSQSRAFVRANGVIYLTQYARNTVIKKLKQLRGKSVVIPHGVDKRFFLSPREQRAIGSYSPQHPFRILYVSPVDVYKHQWHVADAVARLNDSGFPIKLDLIGSAYAPALKHLHQVMSRLDPEGKFICRHGFSPHSEIFCQYHKADVFVFASTCETFGMVITEAMAAGLPIACSNRGPMPEVLGDAGVYFDPEKPAEIVEAIRKLIEDPILRAEKAEAAFERAKEFTWERCADETFRFLAECSL from the coding sequence CCAACATCCGTGCTGGCGGCGGTGTCACCCATCTTGTTGAATTACTCAGGGCCGCAAAGCCGCAGGTGGATGGTTTTGACAAGGTTATTATCTGGGGTGGTTCATCCACATTGAATTGTTTGGAAGACCGCCCATGGTTGAAAAAGGTCCATGATCCTGTACTTGACCAAATCCTGCCCATACGGCTTTACTGGCAAGTATTCAAGCTGGATCGCCTGGTGCAGAAGGAGAGGTGTGATGCCCTCTTTGTTCCCGGAGGAACATATACTGGCGCATTCAGGCCGTTTGTTACATTTTCACAGAATTTGTTACCTTTCGAATGGACGGAAGCTCGAAGATATGGCGTATCATGGATGTTATTGAAAATGCTTTTGCTTTATAAGTCACAGAGTCGGGCTTTTGTTAGAGCAAATGGTGTGATTTACTTAACCCAGTACGCCCGCAATACTGTGATTAAAAAGTTGAAACAGCTTCGCGGGAAAAGTGTGGTCATCCCTCATGGTGTCGACAAAAGGTTCTTCCTTTCACCGCGTGAGCAAAGGGCGATTGGCAGCTATTCGCCGCAGCATCCCTTTCGTATTTTATATGTTTCTCCCGTGGACGTATACAAACATCAGTGGCATGTAGCTGACGCTGTCGCAAGGCTTAATGATTCAGGTTTCCCCATCAAGCTCGATCTGATTGGCTCCGCTTATGCGCCGGCGCTGAAACATCTGCACCAAGTAATGAGCCGTCTTGACCCTGAGGGGAAATTTATTTGCCGCCATGGATTTTCTCCACATTCCGAGATATTCTGCCAATATCACAAGGCCGATGTTTTTGTTTTTGCATCAACTTGCGAGACATTCGGTATGGTTATCACCGAGGCAATGGCGGCTGGTTTACCGATTGCGTGTTCGAATCGTGGCCCAATGCCCGAGGTGTTAGGTGATGCCGGGGTATACTTCGATCCTGAAAAGCCGGCGGAGATTGTAGAAGCTATCAGAAAGCTGATCGAAGACCCTATTCTACGCGCAGAGAAAGCCGAGGCAGCCTTTGAACGCGCTAAGGAGTTTACATGGGAGCGTTGCGCCGATGAAACCTTTCGTTTTCTTGCTGAGTGCTCTCTATGA